The Aedes aegypti strain LVP_AGWG chromosome 3, AaegL5.0 Primary Assembly, whole genome shotgun sequence genome contains a region encoding:
- the LOC5567184 gene encoding fatty acyl-CoA reductase wat, which translates to MAPVIRSFYKDATVLICGATGFLGQILLEKILRVLEPRKVYLLIRRKKGFDVQQRLHKLMEGVVFDRVRSLPIVSKVQAIEMDMTQPDLGLNIENRHCLVEEVHVVFQLAASVNFMTPLERILKENVQYNLHLYNLVREMKNLRIAMHVSTLFSNCDRKVILEKVYSDVGFGGYDSIAEHLSKLDEQEKDSVTPMIIKQHPNNYTFSKKCIEAKLQQAFSDIPIGIFRPPSINATYEEPLAGWVNNLYGYAGYTVPVIIWLYSAYFIDDSTTPQFAPVDYCANALLLCAVDVAKNFKHNQREIPVFNYADNGLPTLKDIFNYSIATLPWPRNFIYRYFMITCTTNEIRYRLGVKMMLAHASILDRVWIWRGYPGGVRKGIERALQMMDKTRLVGTTTWDVEAVNIKRIQQDLDEEEKAIFQCDLGNVNWERHYRDYVQGIRKYVLGAMRSKL; encoded by the exons ATGGCACCAGTTATTCGTTCATTCTACAAAGACGCAACGGTATTGATTTGCGGTGCCACTGGCTTTCTTGGCCAAATCCTGCTGGAGAAAATTCTCAGAGTGTTGGAGCCGCGAAAAGTGTATCTGCTGATACGCAGGAAGAAGGGGTTCGATGTACAACAACGACTTCATAAGCTGATGGAGGGAGTGGTGTTTGATCGAGTTCGATCGCTGCCTATTGTGTCCAAGGTGCAGGCAATCGAAATGGATATGACTCAACCAGACTTAGGCTTGAATATCGAGAATCGACACTGTCTCGTAGAAGAAGTCCATGTAGTGTTCCAGCTCGCTGCGAGCGTAAACTTCATGACTCCATTGGAAAGAATTCTGAAAGAGAACGTTCAATACAATCTTCATCTGTACAATTTAGTGAGAGAAATGAAAAACTTACGGATAGCGATGCATGTATCCACGCTGTTTTCCAACTGTGACCGAAAGGTTATACTGGAAAAGGTTTACAGTGATGTGGGGTTTGGAGGGTACGACTCCATTGCAGAACATCTAAGTAAGTTGGATGAACAAGAAAAAGACTCCGTGACACCGATGATAATCAAGCAACATCCGAACAACTACACGTTTTCGAAGAAATGTATCGAAGCTAAGCTACAGCAGGCGTTCTCCGATATACCTATTGGAATATTCAGACCCCCTTCCA ttaACGCAACCTATGAAGAACCTCTCGCCGGATGGGTGAACAATCTGTATGGTTACGCTGGATACACAGTTCCTGTAATTATTTGGCTGTATAGTGCTTATTTCATTGATGATTCTACAACACCTCAGTTTGCCCCGGTTGACTACTGTGCAAATGCTTTACTGCTGTGCGCAGTTGATGTGGCAAAGAACTTTAAACACAACCAGCGTGAAATTCCAGTCTTCAACTACGCGGACAACGGATTACCTACATTGAAAGATATTTTTAACTATTCAATTGCAACATTACCATGGCCACGGAATTTCATTTA TCGTTACTTTATGATCACCTGTACAACCAACGAGATTCGGTATCGTCTGGGGGTGAAGATGATGCTTGCCCACGCCTCGATTCTTGATCGGGTCTGGATTTGGAGAGGTTATCCCGGCGGTGTACGGAAAGGCATCGAACGAGCGTTGCAAATGATGGATAAAACTCGACTGGTGGGAACAACGACTTGGGATGTGGAAGCGGTCAATATCAAACGAATTCAGCAGGATCTGGATGAGGAGGAAAAAGCGATTTTTCAGTGCGATTTAGGGAATGTGAACTGGGAACGCCATTACAGGGATTATGTGCAGGGGATCAGGAAATACGTGCTAGGGGCAATGAGAAGTAAACTGTAA
- the LOC5567183 gene encoding fatty acyl-CoA reductase wat translates to MTSVQQFYKGSTILISGATGFLGHILLEKTLRTLQPRKVYLLIRKKKGLDAQQRLREMMRGVVFDRVRSLSSVAKVEAVEVDSSRPDLALDAETRRQLEEEVEIVFQLAASVSFNESLETALRENVQNNLHLYELVKSMENLQAAMQVSTIYSNCDLKTIGEKVYNGVGFGGYNSILKLLRGLDDKEKEVLTPFILKGLPNTYTFAKKCIESQIEQEFSHLPFGIFRPPGITTTYREPLVGWINNLYGAGGYVLPLIFGLYSAFYVDNATVLMLAPVDYCANALLLSASDVARNFNNRGSDIPVYNYTGNYCPNAGDMYKYLTEGLPVPQRYIYRHFMHTRTSNETRYRFAMQLMRVHASALDQIRIMTGQRPGIRKAIDRALQMTNKSRPLTVTKWDIENANIRRIQQNLDPKERKMFNCDLGSVDWRQHFAGFIPGIKKYVLKMA, encoded by the exons ATGACATCCGTTCAGCAATTCTACAAAGGCTCAACGATCCTGATTTCCGGGGCAACTGGATTTCTCGGTCATATTTTGTTGGAAAAGACCCTTAGGACCCTGCAGCCACGCAAGGTGTATCTTCTGATCCGAAAGAAAAAGGGACTGGACGCCCAGCAGCGGCTGCGTGAGATGATGAGGGGAGTAGTTTTCGACAGGGTTCGCTCGTTGTCTTCTGTAGCCAAGGTGGAAGCAGTTGAAGTGGACTCGAGTCGACCGGATTTGGCTTTGGATGCAGAAACGCGTCGTCAGCTGGAGGAAGAAgttgaaattgtttttcaacTGGCAGCGTCAGTTAGTTTCAATGAATCCCTTGAAACAGCGCTGAGAGAAAACGTACAGAACAATCTACATCTGTATGAATTGGTGAAATCAATGGAAAATCTACAAGCGGCAATGCAAGTTTCGACGATTTACTCAAATTGCGATCTTAAAACTAttggtgaaaaagtgtataACGGTGTTGGGTTTGGAGGGTATAATTCTATCCTAAAACTTCTAAGAGGACTGGATGACAAGGAAAAGGAAGTGTTAACTCCATTCATCCTGAAAGGTTTACCTAATACGTACACTTTCGCCAAAAAGTGTATTGAGAGTCAGATTGAACAAGAATTTTCCCATTTACCATTTGGGATATTCAGACCACCTGGTA TAACGACCACCTACCGAGAACCTCTGGTAGGATGGATCAACAATCTGTACGGAGCCGGTGGGTACGTCCTACCATTGATTTTCGGATTGTACAGTGCGTTCTACGTTGATAATGCCACAGTTTTGATGCTTGCCCCCGTGGATTATTGTGCTAATGCCTTGCTATTGAGTGCTTCCGATGTGGCGAGGAACTTCAACAACCGTGGAAGTGATATACCTGTCTACAACTACACTGGCAATTATTGTCCAAATGCTGGTGATATGTACAAATATTTAACCGAAGGATTGCCGGTGCCTCAGAGATACATCTA CCGTCACTTCATGCACACTCGTACCTCGAACGAGACTCGCTATCGCTTTGCCATGCAGCTGATGCGAGTTCACGCCTCGGCCCTGGATCAGATACGAATTATGACAGGGCAGAGACCGGGCATCCGGAAAGCTATCGATCGTGCGCTTCAAATGACGAACAAATCGAGACCCCTGACGGTAACAAAGTGGGACATAGAAAACGCAAATATCAGGCGAATCCAGCAGAACTTGGACCCGAAAGAGCGGAAAATGTTCAACTGCGATCTGGGGAGTGTCGATTGGCGCCAGCACTTTGCGGGTTTCATTCCTGGGATTAAAAAATATGTGCTGAAAATGGCGTGA